From Epinephelus lanceolatus isolate andai-2023 chromosome 12, ASM4190304v1, whole genome shotgun sequence, the proteins below share one genomic window:
- the elovl1a gene encoding elongation of very long chain fatty acids protein 1a, with amino-acid sequence MLREAVSKIVELHSYVLLRTDARVKDYPLMQHPVQMTSILLGYIFLSVYVGPRIMANRKPFHLNTAMIVYNASMVLLNAYIVYEFMMSGWGTTYTWRCDLIDTSTSPQALRMIRVSWMFYFSKYIELLDTLFFVLRKKQSQITFLHVFHHSFMPWSWWWGITLTPVGGMGSFHAMVNATVHVIMYFYYLLSAAGPRFQKYLWWKKYMTAIQLTQFVLVSVHISQYYFMEKCDYQVPLWIHLIWLHGFTFFCLFSNFWIQAYIKGKRLPAVQKKPTQNGSTSEAVTVVANGKHVGNGNAHHYTNGKIVLGKVKEI; translated from the exons ATGCTGCGAGAAGCCGTGTCAAAAATTGTAGAGCTCCACAGTTATGTTTTATTGAGGACTG ATGCCCGAGTCAAAGACTACCCACTGATGCAGCACCCTGTACAGATGACCAGCATCCTGTTGGGCTACATCTTTCTCTCAGTGTATGTTGGACCTCGCATCATGGCGAACCGCAAGCCCTTCCATCTCAACACAGCCATGATTGTGTACAACGCTAGCATGGTTTTACTGAACGCCTACATAGTGTATGag TTCATGATGTCTGGATGGGGCACCACCTACACGTGGAGGTGTGACCTCATCGACACGTCAACCAGCCCACAGGCTCTCCGG ATGATTCGAGTGTcttggatgttttatttttcaaaatacatcGAACTCCTTGACACA CTATTCTTTGTGCTGAGGAAGAAACAAAGCCAGATCACCTTTCTCCATGTATTCCATCACTCCTTCATGCCTTGGTCGTGGTGGTGGGGCATCACTCTGACTCCTG TTGGAGGAATGGGCTCCTTCCATGCCATGGTGAACGCAACCGTCCACGTCATCATGTACTTTTACTATCTTCTCTCTGCTGCGGGACCTCGCTTCCAGAAATAcctgtggtggaagaagtacatGACTGCCATTCAGCTT ACGCAGTTTGTTCTGGTCTCCGTTCACATCAGCCAGTACTACTTCATGGAAAAGTGTGACTACCAGGTTCCCCTGTGGATCCACTTGATTTGGCTGCATGGCTTCACCTTCTTCTGCCTCTTCTCCAACTTTTGGATACAGGCCTACATAAAGGGAAAGCGTCTTCCTGCCGTACAGAAAAAGCCAACACAGAACGGCTCGACCAGTGAAGCAGTCACTGTGGTGGCCAATGGGAAACACGTGGGGAATGGGAATGCACACCACTACACCAATGGCAAAATTGTCCTGGGCAAAGTAAAGGAAATCTGA
- the cdc20 gene encoding cell division cycle protein 20 homolog — protein sequence MAQFGFENDIHSILKLDMPITNAPMARWQRKASSSNTSAGLSPGKPANVSLSSSRTPSKTPGKNKKQTPSKMGADRFIPVRNSKQMDVASFLLSKENEPADANTSAGSSESQKAWSMSLNGYNIEDAKILHLGGKPLNAPEGYQNNLKVLYSQGTTPASVKKTRYIPSTPDRILDAPELRNDFYLDLLDWSSRNVLAVALHNSVYLWDATQGDITLLMKLEREEDYICSLSWTKEGNYLAIGTSDCKVQLWDVDNQKRLRTMASHTARVGSLSWNDHILSSGSRSGHIHHHDVRVADHHIFTLAGHSQEVCGLKWSPDGRYLASGGNDNLVFVWPSVQNSGPQQSVHSWSEHQGAVKALAWCPWQPNILASGGGTSDRHIRIWNVNSGSCISSLDTQSQISSLVFAPNYKELVSAHGYAHNNVVIWKYPALTKVAELNGHEDRVLSLSLSPDCSTVVTVAGDETIRLWKSFEIDPIKKKAKERLVKSTSSVIHQSIR from the exons ATGGCGCAGTTTGGGTTTGAGAACGACATCCACAGCATCTTGAAGCTGGACATGCCCATCACAAACGCTCCCATGGCGAGGTGGCAGAGAAAGGCCAGCTCATCCAACACATCCGCCGGGTTGTCTCCTGGTAAACCTGCCAATGTGTCGCTCAGCTCATCCAGAACACCGAGCAAAACACCAG gcaaaaataaaaagcagactCCCTCTAAGATGGGGGCCGACCGCTTCATTCCAGTCAGAAACAGCAAACAAATGGATGTGGCAAGTTTCCTGCTCTCAAAGGAGAATGAGCCTGCAGATGCCAACACTTCAGCAGGATCATCA gaaAGCCAGAAAGCCTGGTCTATGTCCCTAAATGGCTACAACATTGAAGATGCAAAGATCCTGCACCTTGGAGGGAAGCCGCTGAATGCTCCAGAAG GCTATCAAAACAACTTAAAGGTTCTCTACAGTCAGGGTACAACTCCTGCCTCTGTCAAAAAGACAAGATACATACCTTCAACTCCAGACAGAATCTTGGATGCTCCTGAGCTTCGAAATGATTTCT ATTTGGATCTGCTTGACTGGAGCAGCCGAAATGTTCTTGCTGTTGCGCTTCATAACAGTGTTTATCTGTGGGATGCAACTCAAGGAGACATCACTCTTCTCATGAAGTTGGAGCGTGAGGAAGACTACATCTGCTCACTGTCCTGGACCAAAGAGGGGAACTACCTAGCTATCGGCACCAGTGACTGCAAAGTTCAG ttgtGGGATGTTGACAATCAGAAGCGTCTACGCACCATGGCCAGCCATACAGCTAGAGTCGGTAGCCTGAGCTGGAATGACCACATTCTCTCCAG tGGCTCAAGATCAGGACACATCCACCACCATGATGTGAGGGTGGCAGACCACCACATCTTCACCCTCGCTGGTCACTCACAGGAGGTGTGTGGACTAAAGTGGTCCCCTGATGGGCGTTACCTGGCCAGCGGAGGCAATGACAACTTGGTTTTCGTATGGCCCAGTGTGCAGAACAGCGGCCCCCAGCAGTCGGTCCACAGCTGGAGTGAACACCAAGGAGCTGTCAAG GCTCTGGCCTGGTGTCCGTGGCAGCCAAATATCCTTGCATCTGGAGGAGGTACCAGTGACCGTCACATCCGCATCTGGAATGTAAACAGTGGATCCTGCATCAGTTCACTTGACACTCAGTCCCAG atcTCGTCACTGGTGTTTGCACCCAACTACAAGGAGCTGGTCTCTGCCCATGGATATGCCCACAACAATGTCGTAATCTGGAAGTACCCTGCTCTCACCAAGGTTGCAGAACTCAACG gccACGAGGACAGAGTTCTCAGTTTGAGTCTGAGCCCAGACTGCTCTACTGTTGTGACTGTCGCTGGAGATGAGACGATCCGTCTGTGGAAGAGCTTTGAAATAGATCCCATTAAGAAGAAGGCCAAAGAGAGGCTGGTCAAATCAACGAGCAGCGTCATTCATCAGTCAATCAGATGA